In the genome of Mastomys coucha isolate ucsf_1 unplaced genomic scaffold, UCSF_Mcou_1 pScaffold21, whole genome shotgun sequence, the window CTATCTCTTTTTGGGGTGTATCTGATTCCATCAGGGCATCCTGTTGGGGTGATGTCTGTGAGAGTCTTTCTGGGTTAGGTATTTCTTCTGGAGTTTTCCAATGTGTTCAGGAAATGCAGACATtggtctcttctcttcctctgtccaaatgtgtgtgtgtgaaggtctgCTTGTATCAAGAGTACTGGAGTGCTGGCTGGCTGTGTGTcagactgtgtttctctgtgtaagtggGTGGGCACATTTGAGTGCTTCTCCTTGGGCTTGTCTGTGAGTGTCTGGGTGTATCATAGGGCCTACCTTTGTCTTCCTAATTAATGAAGAGCCAGATTTCTCTGTGGCTCTGGCTATCTCTTTCTGAGTATCTCTTGTGTGTGCCCAGCTGTGTTCCAAGGTTAGCTGTGTCCCTTCGTGTGGCTGGCCATCTATCTGCATGTCCTGCcactgtgtctatgtgtatcctATTCAAATGTCTAGCTAACCTTCTTTGGGTGTATCTGAGGGCCTGGGTGCCTTTTCACTGTGCAGGTGTTTATGAGGGTCTGTATCGTTCCTGAGGGTTTCCAGTATATTGGGGTCTGGTCCTGTTTTCTTTATCTAGTAGAGCTGAGGGTGTGGCCGTGTCTCCACAAGGTATGGACAGTCTTTCCAGGGCCTGAGTTGAATCCTTATGTCCAGTTGTTGGCAGTGTGTGGGGGAGCCTGTCCCTGTGGAAAGGACCATGCCCCGACCTCCACCCCCTGCAACCTGGGCACTTTGACCACAGCCTCTTCAACTGATACCTGTTTTCCTGTGGACTGTCCCCAGATTGTGAGGCACCCCTGAAGAAGGAAGGTGGCCTCCCGGAAGGGCCAGTCCTTGAGGCTCTGCTGTGTGCTGAGACTGGAGAGAAGAAAGTGgagctgaaggaggaggagaccaTTATGGACTGTCAGGTAGGAGCCCCCCCTGCCCCGGCTGCAGATGCTCTCACCACTCTGCCTTCCTGCTCTGAGATGCCCGGCTCCACAGGGCCTCTGGGTACCCTATGGCCCCATTCTCCCAGAACACCTCTGCTTGTAGAAGGCTCCCTGACCTGCTCTCCCACCCTACCTGCAGCACATCAGTTGCCCCCACCTTCTTGACCCCCCAATCTCCCTTCTACTGGGCCCAGAAACAGCAGTTGCTGGAGTTTCCGCATGATCTCGAGGTAGAAGACTTGGAGGAAGACATTCCCAGGAGGAAGAACAGGGCCAAAGGAAAGGTATCTTCCAGAAGCTTCCCCGCCCACCTCCTCCCCAGAGCTGTGTGAAGGAGTAGAGGGGTCACACCCATTTTTATGGGTGAGGAAGTGGAGACTCAGTGGATTATAAACATTCTCGGAAACGAAGCTTGTGGATCAGAACTGTCTTGCAGAGTTGGGTGTGGTAGCCCACACTTGTTTTCCCAGCtcgtgggaggctgaggcaggagaattgctacaAGCTTGAGacaagtgaattccaggctacTCTGAACTACATAAAGAGGCCCTGtgcaaaaagaaatttaaaaaaatccaaaaacaaaccaGCCGCCCAGACAACatcagcagcagcacacacaccatgcacacacaaacacacacacttacaaacacacatacaaacatgtacacatacatacaagcacatataaacaaacatatgcaagtatacacacatacaaacacatgttcAAATATATactccacatatacacataaatacacataggtacaccacacacatatacaacatatacacacagatatacaaacatatgtaGACACATACCATGaacccacacatacaaatacacacataccacacatacagacacacacatacacaaacacacacttaccacatacacacatgcaagcacatatacacacacacaccacacacacagacacacacaacctccAATAAGAGCAATTAAGAGCATGGAACACATGTAGTTCCAGcattggagaggctgaggcaagaggatctctaagttcaaggccaacctgatctgtATAGTGAGTTCTCAGACAGCAAGGACTGTGTGGAGAGACCGTGCctcaaaaccacaacaaaagcaATTATCCTCCTAGGTGTACTGAGAGAAATTCAAAGGCTCACCGCTAGAAATTGTGCCCAGTTTTAGTGGGGAGATCATTGTTGGTTCTGGCACCTAGAACCTCACACTCATAGGGCACCTGCTCTgttgctgagccacacccccagtactaaaaagaaaaaatgttttcttcagtttAACTTTCGAGTCTACCACTAAGACATGGTAGTGCATCCCCGTACTCCAGAGGTAGGAGGGTCACTGCATGTCTAAGGCCAGCCCGatttacacagtgaattccaggtcaggcagggctgcataatgagaccctgtctcaagcaacaacaacaacaaagtcgaCAAACTCAAAACCCCCAAGAATGATGAGCCTTTTCCTGCTTTTCTGGGCTCCTTACTCCTAACCCTCCTCCCTACAGGCATATGGCATTGGAGGTCTCCGCAAACGCCAGGACACCGCATCCCTGGAGGACCGAGACAAGCCGTACGTCTGTGATAGTGAGTTCtgcagaggggaaagagagatggagggtgGGACCCAGTGACCTCTCCCTTATGGCCCTTGGCAGAGCAGGTGGTGTAACCCTGGAGGCCAGGGTGGAGGAGGCGGCCCTGGAATCTGACAACCACCCACTCACTTCTCCTCCAGTCTGTGGGAAGAGGTATAAGAACCGGCCTGGACTCAGCTACCactacacccacacccacctggctgaggaggagggggaggagcacACTGAGCGCCACGCCCTGCCTTTTCACCGGAAAAACAACCATAAACGTGAGTGAGTTGGAGGGTTGAGGCTGGTGGGTGAGGTGCCAGGGGTAGGCTGGGGCAATGGAGACTGGTAATGTCTGGGGACGGGGAGGTGGGGGCACATTTAGACATTTCTGGAAAATCTTCAGCTTAACGGTTCCCTCCCCCACCAACGTAGGGATGCTGGCTCTGGGGTTGTCATGACAaccaaccctctctctctctctctctctctctctctctctctctctctctctctctctctctctctctctctctctctctctctctctctctctctccctcactccctgccCGGGCATAACATTTCTGGATCTGATTTATTGTTTCAATTAGAGCTTGGAGGGGGTGGTAGATGACTCCCCTCCCTCTCTAGATCTCCCTTGTCTCCTCTGCTATGTTAGGGTCCAGGGGCAAGGTCGGTGGCCCCAGGGTTCTTGACACCCACCCATGGCTGTTCCATGCCATGACAGCTGAGCCATGGGGGAAGGGGGCTCTCTCTCACCTGTCCCGAGAAGAGAGCTTTTCTGAATCCTCAGGCCCGGCCCAGAACCTTCTGTGCTGTAAAAATGCCCAGATTAGGCTTTGCAGAACTGCCTGCTAATCGTTGGCCTAGGCAAGCTTACTTAGGGGTGCAGACACACGATGCGGGCAGCCATGGGCACTTGCTAAGGTCATGCCTATCTCCCAGACTTTTCCCCAAGTGGAGAGAACATATAGTTATCCCAAGAGTTAGGGTGCTGGTGAGAACtacttgcccctcccccagctcgcTTGCTACTTCCCAGTGCCTGGGCCAAGGATCCGGCcctggggctgaggctggggaCAGATGGGACCTTGCCTATGGTAAGAGCCCCTTTCTGTCCCCCCACTCCCAGAGTTTTACAAAGAATTGGCCTGGGTCCCCGAGGCACAGAGGAAACACACAGGTAGGGGCACCTCCCTCCTCCCCGACTTCTGCAGCGGTCTTTGACTGGCACGCCTCACCTGTCCTGTGCCCACCGCTGCCTGCTGTCTTTCAGCCAAGAAAGCACCAGATGGCACTGTCATCCCCAATGGCTACTGTGACTTTTGCCTGGGGGGCTCCAAGAAGACTGGGTGTCCTGAGGACCTCATCTCCTGTGCGGACTGTGGGCGATCAGGTGACACTCACCGCATGTCTTCTGGAAGATGGCGGGGAGAGGGCATCTCAGAGTCTGGATGTAGGGAATGGGAGGGCTGAACTTAGCCTGCCCTTGGGGCTGCCTCTGCTGCCGGGGTCTGTGGGAAACTGAGTGGGCTTGCTGGCACAGTAGGAGCCAATAGTACGACGACGAGGTGCCGTGGCTTTGtgcttcctctcccccccccccccccccccccccccgccaatgTGGAGAGTAGAGAGAAGTTAGGGAGGCATTGTGGGTAGGGGACAGGGGTATGGGAGTAATGAATTACACCGCCTGGGTGCTGTGAATAGCAGGATTGTGTGCTGTAGAACTGTGGTTAATATAATGTGGTTTTCCATGGAGGCCTCCTGGGTAGTAAGACTGGTCTCTTCAGCAGCGTGGGTAATGGATTGTGGTCGTTATAGAATGGGTTGTCTTTGCGAGTTAATACAATAGAATGTGGTTGTTATGTCATGGTAGACTGTGGCTGTGAGGTGCTGTGGCTACTGGCCGCCGGGCATTGTGGGCAGTAGCTACCGGTGTCAGGCTGTGTGGGCTGTTGGTGTCTGGCTCTAGGGGATGTAACTGTTGGGTGTTGTGGGCAGTGGCTGTCGAATGCTATGGGTACTTGTTGTCAGGCTCTGTGGGAAGTGCTGTGGGCCATGGCTACAGGTGTCTTCGTGCTGTGGGAGAATGATTGAGCAGATTCCCATCGTGAGCATTGTCAGGGGAAGTCTGTTTGCTGGTGCCTCGTGTGGGCTGGCCTTCGGTTTCAGGGAAGCAAGGTGTGGGGACCCTGTTGTGGAACTTGGTTGCTATAGCATCCTGGCTGGCAGAAGTCGGCTGCCACGTTGCTGTGGTTAGCAGGAGGGCCGGGCGCTCTGCTGTGGGTATTGGAATGTGGCTGCCTAGTGCGATGCCTAACAGACAGACTGTGGTGGCCACAGTGTTGTGGGTGGTAGAACGTGGTTGCCACAGCACTGTGGGTAATGGAATGCGGTTGCCATGGTGTTCTGGGGAGCAGAGTGTGGTTGTCATGGTGGCTGAGTAGGAGACTGTGGTGGCCAACACACAGCTGCTTGCCCCACAGTCCAGCTTCTGGATGTCCGTCTCAGGCGTAGGGTCCCACCACAAAGCTCACCTTGACCTCGGAGTCAGAGCTGGGATAGAGAGAGCCACTACCGCCCCAGGGGTCGGTAGCTACCCGCTACAATGGCTTGCTGACTGCATCCCTGCCCCTCGACCCCCAGGACATCCCTCGTGTTTACAGTTCACGGTGAACATGACAGCGGCTGTTCGGACCTACCGCTGGCAGTGCATTGAATGCAAGTCCTGCAGCCTGTGTGGCACCTCGGAGAATGACGTGAGTGCCTGCCCCACCTCCCGGGCACATCCCCAGCTTCCCTTCCGGCTCTGCCACTCTACCC includes:
- the Dpf1 gene encoding zinc finger protein neuro-d4 isoform X10 yields the protein MEKTHRGPGLAPGQIYTYPARCWRKKRRLNILEDPRLRPCEYKIDCEAPLKKEGGLPEGPVLEALLCAETGEKKVELKEEETIMDCQKQQLLEFPHDLEVEDLEEDIPRRKNRAKGKAYGIGGLRKRQDTASLEDRDKPYVCDICGKRYKNRPGLSYHYTHTHLAEEEGEEHTERHALPFHRKNNHKQFYKELAWVPEAQRKHTAKKAPDGTVIPNGYCDFCLGGSKKTGCPEDLISCADCGRSGHPSCLQFTVNMTAAVRTYRWQCIECKSCSLCGTSENDGASWAGLTPQDQLLFCDDCDRGYHMYCLSPPMAEPPEGSWSCHLCLRHLKEKASAYITLT
- the Dpf1 gene encoding zinc finger protein neuro-d4 isoform X4 yields the protein MGGLSARPTAGRTDPAGTCWGQDPGSKMATVIPSPLSLGEDFYREAIEHCRSYNARLCAERSLRLPFLDSQTGVAQNNCYIWMEKTHRGPGLAPGQIYTYPARCWRKKRRLNILEDPRLRPCEYKIDCEAPLKKEGGLPEGPVLEALLCAETGEKKVELKEEETIMDCQKQQLLEFPHDLEVEDLEEDIPRRKNRAKGKAYGIGGLRKRQDTASLEDRDKPYVCDICGKRYKNRPGLSYHYTHTHLAEEEGEEHTERHALPFHRKNNHKQFYKELAWVPEAQRKHTAKKAPDGTVIPNGYCDFCLGGSKKTGCPEDLISCADCGRSGHPSCLQFTVNMTAAVRTYRWQCIECKSCSLCGTSENDGASWAGLTPQDQLLFCDDCDRGYHMYCLSPPMAEPPEGSWSCHLCLRHLKEKASAYITLT
- the Dpf1 gene encoding zinc finger protein neuro-d4 isoform X5 translates to MNEIVARWAAERAAQAGLGPRAAAAAAAPRAGGGPAEPAMATAIQNPLKSLGEDFYREAIEHCRSYNARLCAERSLRLPFLDSQTGVAQNNCYIWMEKTHRGPGLAPGQIYTYPARCWRKKRRLNILEDPRLRPCEYKIDCEAPLKKEGGLPEGPVLEALLCAETGEKKVELKEEETIMDCQKQQLLEFPHDLEVEDLEEDIPRRKNRAKGKAYGIGGLRKRQDTASLEDRDKPYVCDICGKRYKNRPGLSYHYTHTHLAEEEGEEHTERHALPFHRKNNHKPKKAPDGTVIPNGYCDFCLGGSKKTGCPEDLISCADCGRSGHPSCLQFTVNMTAAVRTYRWQCIECKSCSLCGTSENDGASWAGLTPQDQLLFCDDCDRGYHMYCLSPPMAEPPEGSWSCHLCLRHLKEKASAYITLT
- the Dpf1 gene encoding zinc finger protein neuro-d4 isoform X9 is translated as MCGLGEDFYREAIEHCRSYNARLCAERSLRLPFLDSQTGVAQNNCYIWMEKTHRGPGLAPGQIYTYPARCWRKKRRLNILEDPRLRPCEYKIDCEAPLKKEGGLPEGPVLEALLCAETGEKKVELKEEETIMDCQKQQLLEFPHDLEVEDLEEDIPRRKNRAKGKAYGIGGLRKRQDTASLEDRDKPYVCDICGKRYKNRPGLSYHYTHTHLAEEEGEEHTERHALPFHRKNNHKQFYKELAWVPEAQRKHTAKKAPDGTVIPNGYCDFCLGGSKKTGCPEDLISCADCGRSGHPSCLQFTVNMTAAVRTYRWQCIECKSCSLCGTSENDGASWAGLTPQDQLLFCDDCDRGYHMYCLSPPMAEPPEGSWSCHLCLRHLKEKASAYITLT
- the Dpf1 gene encoding zinc finger protein neuro-d4 isoform X6 translates to MGGLSARPTAGRTDPAGTCWGQDPGSKMATVIPSPLSLGEDFYREAIEHCRSYNARLCAERSLRLPFLDSQTGVAQNNCYIWMEKTHRGPGLAPGQIYTYPARCWRKKRRLNILEDPRLRPCEYKIDCEAPLKKEGGLPEGPVLEALLCAETGEKKVELKEEETIMDCQKQQLLEFPHDLEVEDLEEDIPRRKNRAKGKAYGIGGLRKRQDTASLEDRDKPYVCDICGKRYKNRPGLSYHYTHTHLAEEEGEEHTERHALPFHRKNNHKQFYKELAWVPEAQRKHTAKKAPDGTVIPNGYCDFCLGGSKKTGCPEDLISCADCGRSGHPSCLQFTVNMTAAVRTYRWQCIECKSCSLCGTSENDDQLLFCDDCDRGYHMYCLSPPMAEPPEGSWSCHLCLRHLKEKASAYITLT
- the Dpf1 gene encoding zinc finger protein neuro-d4 isoform X2, with amino-acid sequence MNEIVARWAAERAAQAGLGPRAAAAAAAPRAGGGPAEPAMATAIQNPLKSLGEDFYREAIEHCRSYNARLCAERSLRLPFLDSQTGVAQNNCYIWMEKTHRGPGLAPGQIYTYPARCWRKKRRLNILEDPRLRPCEYKIDCEAPLKKEGGLPEGPVLEALLCAETGEKKVELKEEETIMDCQKQQLLEFPHDLEVEDLEEDIPRRKNRAKGKAYGIGGLRKRQDTASLEDRDKPYVCDICGKRYKNRPGLSYHYTHTHLAEEEGEEHTERHALPFHRKNNHKQFYKELAWVPEAQRKHTAKKAPDGTVIPNGYCDFCLGGSKKTGCPEDLISCADCGRSGHPSCLQFTVNMTAAVRTYRWQCIECKSCSLCGTSENDDQLLFCDDCDRGYHMYCLSPPMAEPPEGSWSCHLCLRHLKEKASAYITLT
- the Dpf1 gene encoding zinc finger protein neuro-d4 isoform X8, whose protein sequence is MNEIVARWAAERAAQAGLGPRAAAAAAAPRAGGGPAEPAMATAIQNPLKSLGEDFYREAIEHCRSYNARLCAERSLRLPFLDSQTGVAQNNCYIWMEKTHRGPGLAPGQIYTYPARCWRKKRRLNILEDPRLRPCEYKIDCEAPLKKEGGLPEGPVLEALLCAETGEKKVELKEEETIMDCQAYGIGGLRKRQDTASLEDRDKPYVCDICGKRYKNRPGLSYHYTHTHLAEEEGEEHTERHALPFHRKNNHKQFYKELAWVPEAQRKHTAKKAPDGTVIPNGYCDFCLGGSKKTGCPEDLISCADCGRSGHPSCLQFTVNMTAAVRTYRWQCIECKSCSLCGTSENDGASWAGLTPQDQLLFCDDCDRGYHMYCLSPPMAEPPEGSWSCHLCLRHLKEKASAYITLT
- the Dpf1 gene encoding zinc finger protein neuro-d4 isoform X1 — its product is MNEIVARWAAERAAQAGLGPRAAAAAAAPRAGGGPAEPAMATAIQNPLKSLGEDFYREAIEHCRSYNARLCAERSLRLPFLDSQTGVAQNNCYIWMEKTHRGPGLAPGQIYTYPARCWRKKRRLNILEDPRLRPCEYKIDCEAPLKKEGGLPEGPVLEALLCAETGEKKVELKEEETIMDCQKQQLLEFPHDLEVEDLEEDIPRRKNRAKGKAYGIGGLRKRQDTASLEDRDKPYVCDICGKRYKNRPGLSYHYTHTHLAEEEGEEHTERHALPFHRKNNHKQFYKELAWVPEAQRKHTAKKAPDGTVIPNGYCDFCLGGSKKTGCPEDLISCADCGRSGHPSCLQFTVNMTAAVRTYRWQCIECKSCSLCGTSENDGASWAGLTPQDQLLFCDDCDRGYHMYCLSPPMAEPPEGSWSCHLCLRHLKEKASAYITLT
- the Dpf1 gene encoding zinc finger protein neuro-d4 isoform X3, which produces MGGLSARPTAGRTDPAGTCWGQDPGSKMATVIPSPLRCLGEDFYREAIEHCRSYNARLCAERSLRLPFLDSQTGVAQNNCYIWMEKTHRGPGLAPGQIYTYPARCWRKKRRLNILEDPRLRPCEYKIDCEAPLKKEGGLPEGPVLEALLCAETGEKKVELKEEETIMDCQKQQLLEFPHDLEVEDLEEDIPRRKNRAKGKAYGIGGLRKRQDTASLEDRDKPYVCDICGKRYKNRPGLSYHYTHTHLAEEEGEEHTERHALPFHRKNNHKQFYKELAWVPEAQRKHTAKKAPDGTVIPNGYCDFCLGGSKKTGCPEDLISCADCGRSGHPSCLQFTVNMTAAVRTYRWQCIECKSCSLCGTSENDGASWAGLTPQDQLLFCDDCDRGYHMYCLSPPMAEPPEGSWSCHLCLRHLKEKASAYITLT
- the Dpf1 gene encoding zinc finger protein neuro-d4 isoform X7 encodes the protein MNEIVARWAAERAAQAGLGPRAAAAAAAPRAGGGPAEPAMATAIQNPLKSLGEDFYREAIEHCRSYNARLCAERSLRLPFLDSQTGVAQNNCYIWMEKTHRGPGLAPGQIYTYPARCWRKKRRLNILEDPRLRPCEYKIDCEAPLKKEGGLPEGPVLEALLCAETGEKKVELKEEETIMDCQKQQLLEFPHDLEVEDLEEDIPRRKNRAKGKAYGIGGLRKRQDTASLEDRDKPYVCDICGKRYKNRPGLSYHYTHTHLAEEEGEEHTERHALPFHRKNNHKPKKAPDGTVIPNGYCDFCLGGSKKTGCPEDLISCADCGRSGHPSCLQFTVNMTAAVRTYRWQCIECKSCSLCGTSENDDQLLFCDDCDRGYHMYCLSPPMAEPPEGSWSCHLCLRHLKEKASAYITLT